One window of the Equus asinus isolate D_3611 breed Donkey chromosome 28, EquAss-T2T_v2, whole genome shotgun sequence genome contains the following:
- the BEAN1 gene encoding protein BEAN1 isoform X3 → MSFKRPCPLARYNRTSYFYPTFSESSEHSHLLVSPVLVASAVIGVVIILSCITIIVGSIRRDRQARLQRHHHRHHRRHHHHHRRRRHRHREYEHSYVSDGHIYSRSSRRMHYACSPAEDWPPPLDVSSDGDVDATVLRELYPDSPPGYEECVGPGATQLYIPTDSPPPYSLTDSCPALDSALDEGSGHSSGRHQQAQRARGQSGLRTISMDTLPPYEAVCGTSPPSGLLPLPGPEPGPRSPQGSLAPTRSLASGPERVM, encoded by the exons TAGCTCGATACAACCGCACCAGCTACTTCTACCCCACATTCTCAGAGAGCTCGGAGCACAGCCATCTGCTCGTGTCCCCTGTGCTGGTGGCCAGTGCGGTCATAGGTGTGGTCATCATCCTCTCCTGCATCACCATCATAGTGGGCAGCATCCGCAGGGACAGGCAGGCCCGGCTCCAGCGACACCACCACCGTCACCAccgccgccaccaccaccaccatcgccgccgccgccaccgccatCGAGAGTACGAGCACAGCTACG TGTCTGACGGGCACATCTACAGCCGCTCGAGCCGCAGGATGCACTACGCCTGCAGCCCGGCCGAGGACTGGCCCCCACCCTTGGACGTCAGCTCTGATGGGGACGTGGATGCCACTGTGCTCCGAGAGCTGTACCCAGATTCTCCACCGGG GTACGAGGAGTGTGTGGGGCCAGGGGCCACCCAGCTCTACATCCCCACGGATTCACCGCCGCCGTACTCGCTGACCGACTCCTGCCCTGCGCTGGACAGCGCCCTCGACGAAGGCAGCGGCCACAGCTCTGGCCGACACCAGCAGGCGCAAAGGGCCCGGGGTCAGAGTGGCCTCCGCACCATCTCCATGGACACCCTGCCCCCTTATGAGGCAGTGTGTGGTACCAGCCCCCCATCGGGCCTGCTGCCGTTGCCGGGACCAGAACCAGGGCCAAGGAGCCCCCAGGGGTCACTTGCCCCAACTCGGTCCCTGGCCTCGGGCCCAGAGAGGGTTATGTGA
- the BEAN1 gene encoding protein BEAN1 isoform X4, with protein sequence MSFKRPCPSRYNRTSYFYPTFSESSEHSHLLVSPVLVASAVIGVVIILSCITIIVGSIRRDRQARLQRHHHRHHRRHHHHHRRRRHRHREYEHSYVSDGHIYSRSSRRMHYACSPAEDWPPPLDVSSDGDVDATVLRELYPDSPPGYEECVGPGATQLYIPTDSPPPYSLTDSCPALDSALDEGSGHSSGRHQQAQRARGQSGLRTISMDTLPPYEAVCGTSPPSGLLPLPGPEPGPRSPQGSLAPTRSLASGPERVM encoded by the exons CTCGATACAACCGCACCAGCTACTTCTACCCCACATTCTCAGAGAGCTCGGAGCACAGCCATCTGCTCGTGTCCCCTGTGCTGGTGGCCAGTGCGGTCATAGGTGTGGTCATCATCCTCTCCTGCATCACCATCATAGTGGGCAGCATCCGCAGGGACAGGCAGGCCCGGCTCCAGCGACACCACCACCGTCACCAccgccgccaccaccaccaccatcgccgccgccgccaccgccatCGAGAGTACGAGCACAGCTACG TGTCTGACGGGCACATCTACAGCCGCTCGAGCCGCAGGATGCACTACGCCTGCAGCCCGGCCGAGGACTGGCCCCCACCCTTGGACGTCAGCTCTGATGGGGACGTGGATGCCACTGTGCTCCGAGAGCTGTACCCAGATTCTCCACCGGG GTACGAGGAGTGTGTGGGGCCAGGGGCCACCCAGCTCTACATCCCCACGGATTCACCGCCGCCGTACTCGCTGACCGACTCCTGCCCTGCGCTGGACAGCGCCCTCGACGAAGGCAGCGGCCACAGCTCTGGCCGACACCAGCAGGCGCAAAGGGCCCGGGGTCAGAGTGGCCTCCGCACCATCTCCATGGACACCCTGCCCCCTTATGAGGCAGTGTGTGGTACCAGCCCCCCATCGGGCCTGCTGCCGTTGCCGGGACCAGAACCAGGGCCAAGGAGCCCCCAGGGGTCACTTGCCCCAACTCGGTCCCTGGCCTCGGGCCCAGAGAGGGTTATGTGA